The segment GATATCGGCATATGCCGGAGGTTGTCCGGGGAAACAGCCGGGCCTTGAGTGCGTAAGGCATCACGAGCCAATTCCAGGGCAAAGCGAGGATTCCCGGCGGCCAGCAGCGTGATTGATTCAATGAGCTTGGTGCGGCCTGAATCGATTGTTGGGCCGGATGATGTGCCAGGTGCTGGGCCGGAAGCCAGGGCTTCGGTAACCAGGTCCGTGATGCGGGGCGTGGACAGCGGCTCCAGGTGCAAGGCCTGGCCCTCGGTCCCCCAGGCAGGTTCGTCTGGCGAAGAATCCGGGGCAGCACTTTCTCTTACCCCGCGATCCGTGAAGAGCATCGCTTTTGACCCGCTGGGTTCAAGATTCCTGAAATGACTCCGGTCTCTCTCACACAACCAATGGGTGTCGTCCAGGATCAGCAGTTCGTTTTCCGGTAATGATCGGAGGTGGAGCAGGAACGTATCCCGGTTCCACACGGTTGCGGATGAGGTGTCCAGAAATGAGGCCGGGGCCTGCGGCGGGAGGCATCGCACCAGGCGGACCATGCGCTTCCCGGCGTGGGCACGGTGCGCGAATTCCATGCAGATCCGGGTTTTGCCGCTACCAGGAGGCCCAAAGAGGACATGGGGGCCGGGGGACGATGTTTCGAGCAGGGCCGTCAGTCGGGCCAATTCCGTCTCGCGGCCAATGAAGGAAACGGGGTTTTCGCGACAATTCCATTGGAGGATCTGGGGAGCGTCCAGGGGGACTTGGGTTCTGTGGGGCTTTGCAAGATCAGCCCCGCATAACCGCAGCAGGTCCAAAAAGGCGAGGTCCAATAGGAGTGAGCCGCTGGGGGCCTCGGTCGCCATATTGCGGGCCAGGGCAATCGCGCTGCTGGCCATGACCTCGCCGGACCAGCCGCCATGACGGAACATGCTGGCCACGGCGAGACCGGTGGCCACGGCACCCTTGAGGCGACAGGTCGGCTCCTCGCGGTGAATGGCATGGGCCGTTTTCCACGCACCGTGCAAGGCCCGGAGGCAGTCCGTCTCACTGACCTGGTCCACGCCCAGGATCAGGTCGCATCCGGCTCCGCGCCAGGAAATGAAGATGTCGCCGGTTTCCTGGGCAATGGAGGCCACATTGCGTTTCAAGGCGCGCTGCAGGTTCGGGTTGTCCGTGTCCAAAGCCAGGCTGAGCACGACGCAGGGACGACGCTCCAGCAGGATGTCTTCCGAGAGGTTTGTCGGGGAGTGCACGGCCGGCCTTTCCTCTGCAGCGGGGCGTGTCAGGGCCTTGGTCCGACTGGTGACCTTGAGCTTGCGGAACAAGGCGACCACATGCTGCTTGACCGTGCCCAGGCCGATACCCAGCGCAAACGCAATTTCATTGTTGGACTTGCCCTGGCGGATCAGCTCCAGGACTTGGCGCTGGCGCGGAGATAATTTGGCGGAAGGATTGTCCTGCATCTGTTCGGCCGGGTGAGCTTAACAGTCCGCTGAAAAACTCCCAATTGCTGTGTCGCTACAAAAAGTTCAAACTCTCACGTATGAATTAATACGCTTCGATCTTGAACTTTTTTTGCTCCTTGCACTTGGGATTTTTGAACGGACTGTGGATAAGGACTTTTTCAACACTCAGTTAAGAGACAGGTGAAATATGTTGAAAAAACACGTCCTGAAACGGCTTTGACCATCAGTGCCAGCTTTTTGGAACAGAGCTGGCACTGGGCATTTCAACCCAAAGCGCGCCACAAGCGCTCGGCAAGGTGCGACTTCCTTTGGTCCAGCCGGGTGATCCCGGCTTGGACCGCATCCTGCAGAGCCCGGTCGAATTCCTTGCCGGTGGGGGAGCGGTCCAATTCCGGGAAATTGCCGGCGTCTGCGCAAGGCCGGTACTGGTCCATGATGTTTAGATAGGTGTCTGGAGAGATTTTTCGAGCCAGGAAGTTTAACCAGTCTTTTGTCCCGGCCAGGTTGCCGGGCATGACCAGATGGCGGACCAGCAGACCCCGGATTGCAATGCCATTTTCGTCCAGCTCCAGGTCACCCACCTGGCGATGCATTTCCCGGAGAGCCTCCCGGGCCCGCTGTGGATAATCTTCCGCCTGACAATATTTTTTCGCGGCGTCAGGGTAGAAGAATTTGGCGTCGGGCATGTAGATGTCCACAACGCCGTCCAGGAGGCGCAGTGCTTCCAGGCTGTCGTAGCCGCTGGAGTTGTACACCAGGGGCAGATGCAAGCCCAGTTCCGCGGCTATGGGCAGGGCTTCAAGGATTTGGGGAACGACATGGGACGGGGTGACGAAATTGATGTTGTGTACGCCTTGGTTCTGCAGTTGGAGCATGATCGCGGCCAGTTGTTCCGGTTCGGCCTCCGGAGCGTCCTCGCCGTGGTGGCTGATGTCGTGGTTCTGACAAAAGACGCAGGCCAGGTTGCATTGGGCGAAAAAGATCGTTCCGGACCCGCCGCTGCCCACCAATGGCCCTTCCTCTCCAAAGTGCGGGCTGAAGCTGGCCACCTTGGCCAGGCGACCAATGCGACAAAAGCCCAGTTCCCCTTCGAGTCGGTTCACCCGGCACTGTCTGGGGCAGATGGTGCAGGAACGGAGTGACTCCAGGGCCGCGGCAGCCCGGTCCCGTAAGATTCCCTGGGCGTGGAGTTGAGTGTATCCTGGCTGTGGGTTCATAGGCACGCTCATTCAGTAAAATGTGGAAACAGATTATATTGAGATGGTTGCAATGTCACGGGGCAACAGGGAAATAGGCCGAGACATTGGCTGGGTGTGTTTTCATAACGGGATTGTTCTGAAGGTGGACTCCTGGCTTGACGCAGTTTGGCCAAAGATCAAGGGACAACGCTCTATCAAAGCGGTTTCATGAGCCAAGGGGGTTGACCTTGGCCGGGAACACGGTGAAAAAGAACACGGGCAAGCACGATCAATGTGTATTCAACAAATTCCATACATGGACCGTCATTATGAAGAGTCTGCGAAAATTTTCTTTTGCCGTGGAGGCATGGATTGTCGGAATCGGCCTTTTTGCCTTTTTGGGGCTGCTGGATCTCTTTGCAGCGTCCATCTTTTGAGTAAAGAAGTTGAGCGGTGGGCAATCAGTTCGAGCACTCCCTGAACTGGCCTCCCTCCGCCTGAGTGACCCGTTCTTGTTCATCTCACACCAAAAAAGGCCGCCCTTCCGGATCTCCTGGTCCGGAAGGGCGGCCTTTTTACCTTGTTCCGAAGTACCACAGTTGTGGAGCAGGAGGCGTCAATGCGGGCTAAAGCCCCCCGTCTCGGGAAAGCGCGTCCGCGTTGCGATATGCATGGTAAACGTCCTCGTTGAGAGGGTAGTCCCAGGAACCACTGCGCAGTTCAATGGTCCCGCCGAAGCCGGTCTTAAAGCGAAACAAGCCATAGAACGGATGATCCGGAGCGACCCCGGGAGATACTGCTCCCATGTCGTAACGGGTGCAGCCCAAGGATCGGGCAGTTTGCATTCCGGCCCAGTGCAGGGCGTGGGAGCCCATCAGGCGGCGATTGATCGTGGCTGAGGCGCCGTGCAGGAAAACGGCGGTCCTGCCGGAAATGGCGATGATCGCTCCGGCCAACAGATTCCCTGCATGCCCGGCCAGCAGAAAAAGCAGTTCCGATGTGCCGGGTTTTTGGGCGTGGGCCTGAAACAGGGCCGTGAAGTGACGGTACGCGCAGATCGGGAAACCGTTTCGGCGGGCTGTCTGACAGTACAACTCATAAAATGCGGGCAGATTGTCCGTATCGGCCCGGGCCACTGTGACGCCTTTGCGGTGGGCCAGGCCGATATTATAGCGGGTCTTTGGTTTCATCCCGGCCAGAATCTCCTCTTCCGGGCGGCCGATGTCCACCACCATGGAGCTGGCCACGGTCATGTCCATTTCCGCCTTGCGCAGATTCCAGTGTCTGGTACCGATGTTCATCCGCATTTCCCGGATGCGTGGTTCGGGAAAGGCTGTCCAATGTCCATCGCGCATTTCCCTGGTATACGATGACTGCCATGGCAGGTCATAGCGAATGAAAGCCACGGAAGGATCCAGATGCCGGGTCAAGGCTTCGGAGAGTTCTTCAAGGTAATGGCCGCGGCTGTCAGTTGGCGGAGCCTGTTCCGGCCCTTGGGGAATGAAGGCCCCCAGGCTGCCGTTGCCTACGGGGTGAAGCAGAACCAGGACATCTCCTCTGCGTTTTCTGGAGGATTTTTGGGCATGGGCATGCGCTCGGGAATCCGGGGCAGGAGCGAGAATGTCAAAGGCCATGGGCCGACAACCCAGGCGAGACTTGACATGGGCCCAATAGTCGGACTGGAAGAGAATGTCCGTGGGCAGCAAGGATTGGATCGTTTTGGGTGCAAGTTGGAGAGTCATGACTGTTTCTGGTCAATGTTGAAGGAGACAGCCTGGGCAGTAGGCCAAAATAAGGGGAAAACGACAAAAGGGTTCCGGTCAATCGACCGGAACCCTTGATTTTGCTTGGTAGCGAGGGAGGGACTTGAACCCCCGACTCTGCGGATATGAGCCGCATGCTCTGACCACCTGAGCTACCTCGCCCTTGAAGGGAGTGCCTCCCGAACAAGAATTTGGTTACATATAGATTTGGTCAGTTTTTGGCAAGAGTTCCTGGTTGGAAAAATTATTATTCGGTACGGACAAGGTCGATGGTCACGATTTCGGAACGCGCGCCGATACGTAGCGGTGGGCCCCAGGTGCCTGCACCGGTGGTCACATAAAGATGGCTTTCGGTTTGCTGAAAATGGCCGGCAATATATTTGTGTTGGAGGCGGACAAACCAATGGAAGGGGAAGATCTGCCCGCCGTGGGTATGGCCCGCGACCATCAGGGGGATGCCCAGAGGCACGGCTTTTTCATCCCAGGCCCAGGGACGGTGGGTAAGCAGGACCTGAAAGTGTTGCGATGAGAGTCTGGGGGCGAGGTTGTCAAGGTGGTGGATCATGAATTTTCGATCCATGAAGCCCCACGTGGGGTCGTCGATGCCAATCAGCTGAATGCCTGTTTCCGGGAGGATCAACGTCTCGTTGCGCAGCAGGGTGATTTCGGCCAGATCGTGAAACGCCCTGCTGTCCGAATAGCCGACATAGAACTCATGATTGCCCAGAACGCCAAACACACCAAGGCGCGATTCCAGTCGGGTCACTGCCGCGGCCTTGGGTGCCAGCCATTCCGGGTGGTCGTTGATCTGGTCACCGGCCAGGAGCACGAGATCCGGTTCCAGGCTGTTGATGACGTCCACGAGTCGCTCCACCCAGGCCTGCCGGGTCATCACTCCGAAATGGGTGTCACTGACCAGAACGATCCGGGTATTCTCGGTGACCAGTGGGGTTTTGATGGCTATGTGAGGTTTATCCCACTGTGTCGCGGCGTACAGGCCGTAAAGCACGATGATCGTGGCCAGCACCAGGACCATACCCAACTGGCGTGGTCCGCGGGGGAACCGGTGCGTCATGGTTGTCGGCAGAAACCTGGTCAGACCTTCCATAACCAGGCTCAGGAGTTGGAGCCAGAACAGATAAAAGATCATCCCCATCCAGACAAAAACCACCCACCACAACGTACGCACCAGCGGTTGGTACCAATCCGCCGGAATCAAGTAGGCCAGGAAAGGGGTCGCGGTCAGGAACAAAACTGCCGGCAAACCGGTGAGCCAGCTTCGAACCCCCAGCCCGAGCTGCACCCCGGCTCGGGCCCAGACAAGCAAATGCATGGCCAAATAGACTAGGCCGGCAATCAAAAAAAATGTCACTCATTCTCCTTGCAGACAGTTTTGCGGGACTGTTTGACGCATCCACGGCGTTTTTTCAGGTCCAGGCGGCGCTGCTTGGCCGCCCGAGTGGGCTTGGTGGCACGGCGCGGGCGGGGTGTCTGCCACGCTGCGGCGATCAATTCCGCCAGACGCTGCAGGGCATCGGCGCGGTTGCGCTCCTGGGTGCGGAATCGGCGAGCTTCGATAAGCATTTCTCCTTGCTCGGTCATCCGGCTGCCGGCCAAAGCGATCAACCGCCGTCGAACATCCTCGTGCAGCAGCGGCGTGGAGATGACGTTAAACCGCAGACGTACCGCCGTGGAAACCTTGTTCACATTTTGCCCCCCTGGTCCTGAACTGCGCAAAAATTCCAGCTCAATGTCAGGGGAACGTTCAAGTTGGTCGGGTGATGGGGGCGCTGGCATGGTCTGGCGGGCATGGCCTGGAAGAGGCGGAAGCAGGTGTCGAATCAGCGGTTGACGATCAAAACCGCTTGGCAGAACGATACCGGTTCAGATCGAAAAAGTCATCAGCAACGTGCAGCACATAGCAGCAATCATGATCGTATTTGCTCAAAAAGGCCGGGCAAACCCTAAATTTGCCTCTGCCCCTGGATTCCCACCTGAACGAGAATGACTGAAATGGCAAGTTCTCTCAAGCTCGTCATGCCCGCGAAGGTGGGCATCCAGGTCATGCTTGCCATATTTTATTGAGAAGTTTCTCGTGGTCTTTTCAACTAATTGAAATTAATGTTTTATTAGGTTGGTGTGTGCCACTTTTTTGAATTATCGATGAATACGTTATTCTCTTCATGTTCACCCTCCGTGTTGTGGACGCAATTTTCAAATGTAGGATCCAGTTTTTGATCTCTTCGTTCTGGTCAATCGCGGCTGTTTAGGCTAACTTTTCGTTTTTTTTCGGAGACAGAATGAAAACAGGATCACCCTTGAATGTGGTGGCTGCGGTGATCTGGCGTGATGGCCGGTATCTGGCCGTTCAGCGGCCTGCGGGGAAGCTAATGGCCGGATACTGGGAGTTTCCTGGTGGCAAGGTGGAGCAGGGCGAATCTCTGGAGCAGGCCTTGGTCCGGGAACTGAGTGAAGAGCTGGCTATCACCGCTGTGGACTTTTTCCTATGGCGACAGGTCGCACATGCATACCCGGACCTGGAAGTTCTTTTGCACGTTTTCTGGGTAACATCCTTTCATGGAAAGCCGTTGCCGCTGGAGAATCAGTCCATGCTGTGGGTTGAGCCAGGGGGTGAGTTGCCTCCTTTTCTGCAAGCCGATTTGGAGATTGTTGCGGAGTTGGCAACGGTGTCATTGTCGCGAATCTGACCGGGAGCAACGCTTATGGCCATATTTATCTACAAAGGTCGCAACAAGGTAGGTCGCAGGGTCAAGGGGGATTTTGATGCCCCGACCCTGGAAATGGCGGAGAACGCCCTGCGCCGTCGCGGATTCACTCAGCTCAAGGTCAAGCCCAAGCCCAAGGATTTGCTGGAGGGCACATTTCTTGAGGGGCGGATTACCGACAGGGACATGGTTGTTTTCAGCCGACAGTTTTCCACAATGATCAACGCCGGGGTACCCATTCTGCAGTCCCTGCAGATCATGTGCGAGCAGACGGAAAACAAGCTCTTGCGTCGGGTTCTGTATTCCGTGCGCAACGACATTGAGGGAGGCAGTTCCCTGTTCGATGCCATGCGCAAGCATCCCAAGGTGTTCACCGACCTGTACGCCAATATGGTCAACGCCGGAGAAGCCGGCGGCGTGTTGGACGTTATTCTGCTCCGCTTGGCGGACTATCTGGAAAAAGCGGCCAGACTCAAGGCCAAGGTCAAGTCCGCCATGGTCTACCCGGCCGTGGTGGTCACGGTGGCTGTTGCGGTTATCGCCATCATCCTGATGTTCGTCATCCCGACATTTGAAACCATGTTCGCGGATTTCGGCGCGGCCCTGCCTTTGCCGACCCAAATCGTCATCAACATGAGCCGGTTCACGCAGGACAACATAGTATATATGATTGTTGGCGCCGTAGCCTTTGCGATCATCGCCAAAAGGCTGTACCGGATTGAGCGGTTCAAGATCATGGTGGACTTCTGGGTGTTAACCCTTCCTGTTTTCGGCCCGTTGTTGCGCAAGGTCGCCGTGGCCCGATTCGGGCGAACTTTGAGCACGATGGTTTCCAGCGGGGTGCCGATTCTGGGCGCCCTGGATATCGTCGCCCGCACCTCCGGTAACAAGACAGTGGAGCGAGGCGTCCTGGAATCCAAGAAAAGTATTGCCGAGGGGCAGACGCTGGCCGACCCCTTGGAGGCAACCGGTGTTTTTCCGCCCATGGTCGTTCAGATGATTTCCATTGGCGAAACGACCGGGAATTTGGATCACATGCTGGCCAAGATCGCCGACTTCTACGACAATGAAGTAGATGTGGCCGTGGAGACGTTGACCTCGTTGTTGGAGCCAATAATGATCGTCTTTCTCGGAGTCGTGGTGGGAGGCCTAGTGGTGAGCATGTATTTGCCGATCTTTCAGATCGGTGAGACCATCATGTAGACAAAGCCGTTTGCATGGCGGAAGGACGTTTCTGACCAGCCAGTTGAAACGAATTGGAGCGAAGAGTGAAGATCAGAGAATTGTTGGAAAAACCATTGCGGTCAAAGATTTCCCTGGAATTTTTCCCTCCCAAGGATCGGGCCAACTGGCCGAAGTTTTTCAATACCGTCCAGAAACTGCAGGCTGTTGACCCGCTGTTCGTCTCGGTAACCTATGGTGCGGGTGGCAGCACGCAGGCTGCAACCCTGGAAATCGTGACCACCCTGAAACGGGACTTTGGCATGGAGCCCATGGCGCACCTGACGTGCGTCGGGGCCTCCAGCGAGGCTTTACGCGAGTTTTTGGATGACCTGATCCGGGCCGACGTGCGCAATGTCATGGCGCTGCGAGGTGATCCGCCCCAAGGGGAAAGCAAGTTCATTCCCTCGGACGATGGGTTTCGGTACGCATCCGATTTGGTGCAATTCATTGCCGTGCGTTATCCGGATATCGGCATCGGTGTGGCCGGCTACCCAGAGGGACATCCCGAGGCTGTGGGGCTGAAAGAGGATTTGGATTTCCTGCGAATGAAGCTGGCACTGGGAGGTGACTTCGTGGTGACCCAACTCTTTTTTGACAATGCCGTCTACTGGGACTTTGTGCGTCGCGCTCAGGCCATTGGAGTGAATAAGCCCATTGTGCCCGGGATCATGCCGATATTCAGTCTGAAGTTCATTCAGCGGATAACCTCCATGTGCGGATCGAGCCTGCCATCCGGATTTATGCGGGATTTGGAAGAAGCCGACGCGAAAGGCGGGGACGCGGCGGTCCAGGATGTGGGGATGGCCCATGCCGCCGGCCAGATCCAGGATCTTTTGGACAATGGTGTTCCGGCTGTGCATCTGTACACCATGAACCGGTCCGACGGATGTCTGCGGATCCTGGAGCAGGTGCGGTGCTGAGAGGGCATTGGCCACGACACTGATTTTAGCCGTGAACAGATTTGGGCTCCTTATCGAAATGGAGAACAAAAAACACATCGTCCGCGGCATAGCCATGCCGCCGTCGACGACCTGTCCGATGGAAAACAAGGAGTAAAAAAATATGCATGCCAAGCAGTTGCGAGTCGGAGTGGTGGGTGCCACCGGAGCAGTGGGCCGGGAGATGCTGAAGATCCTGGAGCAGCGTACGTTTCCCGCTGGGATTGTCCGCGCCCTGGCGTCATCCCGATCCGCCGGCCGGGAAATCCCCTTTATGGGTGGACAGCTGACCGTGGAGGAACTTGGAGAAGATTCGTTTCATGACCTGGATCTGGCCTTGTTTTCCGCCGGAGGGAGCATTTCCGAGCAATACGCCCCCATCGCGGCCCGATCCGGATGCGTGGTGGTGGATAATTCCAGCGCCTGGCGCATGGACCCGGAGGTGCCTCTGGTGGTTCCGGAAGTGAATCCGGATGATCTGGCGTGGCACAAAGGAATCATCGCCAATCCCAATTGTTCGACAATCCAGATGGTCGTGGTGCTCAAGCCCTTGCACGACGCGGGAAAGATCAAGCGCGTGGTGGTCTCCACCTACCAGGCTGTTTCCGGAACCGGGCAGAAGGCCATCGAGGAGTTGGAGTCCCAGGTGCGCCAGATGTTCAACATGCAGGAGCCCGAAGCAAAGGTTTATCCGCACCAGATAGCCTTCAACTGCCTGCCGCATATCGATGTGTTTCTGGATAACGACTATACCAGGGAAGAGATGAAAATGGTCCTGGAAACCCGAAAGATCATGGGTGATGCGGACATCCGGTTGACGGCCACGACGGTCCGGGTGCCGGTCTTCTACGGTCACAGCGAGTCCGTCAACGTCGAAACGGAGAAAAAGATCTCCGCGGCCGAGGCCCGGGGCATCCTCAGTCAGGCGCCCGGCGTGCAGGTTTTGGACAACCCTGGGGAAAAAATCTATCCCATGCCCATCCATGCAGCCGGAGAGGATCTGACCTTTGTCGGGCGTATCCGTGAGGACGAGTCCATCGCCAACGGACTCAACCTTTGGATTGTGGCGGATAATTTACGGAAAGGGGCGGCATTGAACACGGTACAGATTGCCGAGGTGCTGGTGGACCGTGATCTGGTTCGGGTGTAGCTGGAAATTCGGTTTTCGCGGACCGTTTCCCGGGCCGCAGAATGTGTGGATGAGATAAATTCGAGGTGGGAAGAATGCTAGCTGTTGTCAATGATCCTAATGCGTATATGGAGCGGATGCTTCAGGCGCCCAGGCCGGGAATCAGCGAAGTCATGGCCTTTTACGACCACCGAGTCGGGGTGATCGGCACGGACCCGCGATTGATGCTGCTCCCCCTGGACGACCATATGGTGCATCGGGGGGACGGTGTGTTCGAGACCATGAAATTCGTGGAGCGTAAGCTCTACCAGCTTGAACCGCACCTGGAGCGGCTGAGGTTTTCAGCCCGTTCGATCCACCTGGACCCACCGTGTCCCTGGGGGGACATGAAGACCATGATTCTGGAGGTGGCCAAGGCAGCGAACAGCGATCAGGGCATGGTGCGTCTTTTGCTGGGTCGCGGGCCGGGGGGGTTCGGTATTGATGCCCGTGAGTGCCCCAAGGCCAGCTTGTACATCGTGGCCTATGCCCTGCATCCTCGACCTGAATCCGTTTATGAACAGGGGGTTACGGCCTCTCGTTGCTCCATGCCCGCCAAACGCGGCCTGATGGCCAAAATCAAAAGCGTCAATTATCTGCCCAACGTGCTGATGAAGCGGGAGGCCGTGCAGTCCGGCTGCGACTATTCCCTGTGTTTTGACGAGGAAGGCTTTCTGGCCGAAGGGGCCGTGGAAAACGTCTGCCTGGTGGACGCCCAGGGACGGTTGGTCGTCCCTGAGCTGAACAGTGCCCTGACCGGGACCACCTTGATGCGGGCCTTGGACGCGGTCAAAGATGAGATGCCGGTCATTTTTCGCCAGGTTGCCGAGGACGATGTCTACCTGGCCCGCGAGGTGATTCTTCTCGGCACGACCATCGATGCCCTGAGCGTGGTGCGCTTCAACAAGAAGCCCATTCACGATGTCCGGCCGGGTCCGGTGAGTCAAAGAATGCGTCAATTTCTCATCCAGGATCTACGGAACACCGGCATTGCAGTGTAGTCGGCGGTTTCCCTATCAGGCTTCAGCCTGGTGTCCCACCAGGTAGCGCGGCGCATGCTTCTGCTTTATCGCCTGCTGTTTCCGGTGGCTTTGTTGGCGCTCTTGCCGCTGTACCTGCCACGCATGCTCCGGCGAGGCGGGTATTTTCAGCATTTTGGCCAGCGCCTGGGACGGGTGCCAAAATTGCCTGCAAAGTCTGCCGGGGCGCAACGTATCTGGGTTCATGCCGTAAGCGTCGGAGAACTGCTGGCCCTGGGACCGTTGCTGGATCTGTTGCGCCAAGAACATCCATCGGCCCAGATCGTGATGACAACCACCACCAGCACGGGCTATGCACTGGCGGAACGCAAATACGGTCCAAACCTGACCTATCTTGGGTATTTCCCACTGGATTTTTGGCCGATGAGTCGACGGACCTGGGAACGCCTTCAGCCGGACCTGTGCCTTTTGATGGAGGGAGAACTCTGGCCGGAGCATTTGCACCAGGCCAGAATTCGCCAAATACCGGCCCTGCTGATCAATGCCCGGATCTCCGAACGGTCTTTTCGCCGATGGCGATCTCTCCCTCCTCTGCTGCGCACTCCTCTGGTCATGGTGACCACGTTTGTGGCCGCCTCGGACGAGGATGCTCGCCGGTTTGCTTTGCTGGGTGTTTCGGAGGACCGCATTCAGGTCGGCGGAAATCTCAAGCTGGACTTTTCACCTGCGCCGATCCTGGACCCGACTGCCTTGGACCTTTTGCGACGGGAGTTGGGCCTTCGTTCTGCAGAGGGAAACACGAGGAGTGTTCCGCCAGCCCTGGTCCTGGCTGGGGCGTCCACCTGGCCCGGAGAGGAGGAGATGCTGACCAGGGTGGTCCGGCAGTTGGAAGGCCAGGGTATTTCTTGTCAGTTGCTGTTGATTCCTCGGCATGCCGAGCGCCGTGCCGAAATCCGCAAACAGCTGAGCAAAGAGGGACGGCGAGTGCACTTTCGGACATCAGGGCCGGCCAGTGGCCCGGTGGACGTGGTTGTCGCCGACACCACCGGAGAGGTGGTTCTGCTGCTCCAAACCGCGGATGTGGTTTTCGTCGGTAAAAGCATGGACCCGCATAGAGGCGGGCAGAATCCGATTGAGGCTGCGGCTTTGGGCAAGGCCGTGCTCTTTGGTCCGAATATGCAAAATTTTCGGGCTGTTGTTGGCTCGATGCTCGAGGCCGGTGCGGGAAGGTGCGTGAGAGATGAGGCCGAGTTGGCCCAAGCTGTGGCCGAGCTGTTGGGATGCCGGAAGGCACGGGATGCCATGGGCCAAGCGGCTCGGCAGTGGCATCAGGCCAGCACCGGAGCCACACGGCGCACGGCGGAGGTGGTCAACCGTTTTCTTGGACCGGCTATTCCCAAGCCGCGTTGCTAGAGCATGTCCAGGATGGATGCCAGGGCCGCCTCCGCTTGCAAAAGGCGCATGTCTTCTTGCGGTGCGCGCAGTACACGGTTGGTTTGATCGTCTCCAGGATAGGGGCGATAGCGAGTCGGGCTTGTGGGGCCGAACAGGGCCAGGGTCGGGATGCCCATGGCCGCTGCCAAGTGCAGCGGGCCACTGTCGTTGCCCACCACCAGACAGGCCTGAGAGAGCAGATCCGGAAGCTCTGCCAGAGATGTCTGCCCGGTCATGTTCAGGAAACAGGCTTGTGTCGGCATCGAGGGGGAAGGCATGGACTTGGCGCCGGCCCAGACAACGCCCATTTCTGGCATGGTTTTGAGCAGCAGACTGGTGAGCAGGCCGTAGCCCGGCCAGTTTTTTTCGGGTCGGCTGCTTTCGGGAAAAAGCAGGATTGATCTTTTCGCAAGCTGTTTTGAGCAGCTTGCTCGTTGTTCGTTATGCAGGGCAGGGACGATGGGCACACCATTCTGCAAGGGGGATTCGTCGTGACAACCGGGAGCCCGAAAGGACAGCCGAGGCATGACGTCCCTGGGCAGGCCCAGCAGGGGTAAAAACTCGGCCAGGATTGCCACGGCGTGGACACTGCGATCCCGCGACGGCAGCGGAGCGCGCAGGTGATATGCAAACCGGGCCCCTTCACGTGCATCGCTGCGGCCGATGATCTTACCTGCCTTGGCTGAACGGGCAATCACGGCGCTGCGGGCCAGCCCTTGCATATCCAGTACATGAGTATACTCTCGTTGCCGCATTTCGCGGAGCAACCCCAGGAATCCGCGCAGGCCGTGATGGCGCTTAAAGAGCAGAATATTGTCCACCACCGGACACCTTGCCACCAGTGGTGCGAAAATGTCCCGGCAGACCCAGTCGATACGTGCTTGAGGTAGTCCAACTTTGATCATCTGGGCGACAAGCAGGCCATGGACAATATCCCCGAGGGACGAGGGTTTGATGATCAGAAATTTTGGAGAAGACGTTTCCATGTTCGATTCCAA is part of the Desulfonatronum thioautotrophicum genome and harbors:
- a CDS encoding LuxR C-terminal-related transcriptional regulator; translated protein: MQDNPSAKLSPRQRQVLELIRQGKSNNEIAFALGIGLGTVKQHVVALFRKLKVTSRTKALTRPAAEERPAVHSPTNLSEDILLERRPCVVLSLALDTDNPNLQRALKRNVASIAQETGDIFISWRGAGCDLILGVDQVSETDCLRALHGAWKTAHAIHREEPTCRLKGAVATGLAVASMFRHGGWSGEVMASSAIALARNMATEAPSGSLLLDLAFLDLLRLCGADLAKPHRTQVPLDAPQILQWNCRENPVSFIGRETELARLTALLETSSPGPHVLFGPPGSGKTRICMEFAHRAHAGKRMVRLVRCLPPQAPASFLDTSSATVWNRDTFLLHLRSLPENELLILDDTHWLCERDRSHFRNLEPSGSKAMLFTDRGVRESAAPDSSPDEPAWGTEGQALHLEPLSTPRITDLVTEALASGPAPGTSSGPTIDSGRTKLIESITLLAAGNPRFALELARDALRTQGPAVSPDNLRHMPISILTMIRSRLDRLALDRRMLRIIAAFPEGIAIGELVRALGGPKDSLPGGIAKAQQYNVLAQEKSDHVRFAHPMVRHVVDHLGMES
- a CDS encoding radical SAM protein is translated as MNPQPGYTQLHAQGILRDRAAAALESLRSCTICPRQCRVNRLEGELGFCRIGRLAKVASFSPHFGEEGPLVGSGGSGTIFFAQCNLACVFCQNHDISHHGEDAPEAEPEQLAAIMLQLQNQGVHNINFVTPSHVVPQILEALPIAAELGLHLPLVYNSSGYDSLEALRLLDGVVDIYMPDAKFFYPDAAKKYCQAEDYPQRAREALREMHRQVGDLELDENGIAIRGLLVRHLVMPGNLAGTKDWLNFLARKISPDTYLNIMDQYRPCADAGNFPELDRSPTGKEFDRALQDAVQAGITRLDQRKSHLAERLWRALG
- a CDS encoding lipid II:glycine glycyltransferase FemX, whose amino-acid sequence is MTLQLAPKTIQSLLPTDILFQSDYWAHVKSRLGCRPMAFDILAPAPDSRAHAHAQKSSRKRRGDVLVLLHPVGNGSLGAFIPQGPEQAPPTDSRGHYLEELSEALTRHLDPSVAFIRYDLPWQSSYTREMRDGHWTAFPEPRIREMRMNIGTRHWNLRKAEMDMTVASSMVVDIGRPEEEILAGMKPKTRYNIGLAHRKGVTVARADTDNLPAFYELYCQTARRNGFPICAYRHFTALFQAHAQKPGTSELLFLLAGHAGNLLAGAIIAISGRTAVFLHGASATINRRLMGSHALHWAGMQTARSLGCTRYDMGAVSPGVAPDHPFYGLFRFKTGFGGTIELRSGSWDYPLNEDVYHAYRNADALSRDGGL
- a CDS encoding metallophosphoesterase gives rise to the protein MTFFLIAGLVYLAMHLLVWARAGVQLGLGVRSWLTGLPAVLFLTATPFLAYLIPADWYQPLVRTLWWVVFVWMGMIFYLFWLQLLSLVMEGLTRFLPTTMTHRFPRGPRQLGMVLVLATIIVLYGLYAATQWDKPHIAIKTPLVTENTRIVLVSDTHFGVMTRQAWVERLVDVINSLEPDLVLLAGDQINDHPEWLAPKAAAVTRLESRLGVFGVLGNHEFYVGYSDSRAFHDLAEITLLRNETLILPETGIQLIGIDDPTWGFMDRKFMIHHLDNLAPRLSSQHFQVLLTHRPWAWDEKAVPLGIPLMVAGHTHGGQIFPFHWFVRLQHKYIAGHFQQTESHLYVTTGAGTWGPPLRIGARSEIVTIDLVRTE
- the arfB gene encoding alternative ribosome rescue aminoacyl-tRNA hydrolase ArfB translates to MPAPPSPDQLERSPDIELEFLRSSGPGGQNVNKVSTAVRLRFNVISTPLLHEDVRRRLIALAGSRMTEQGEMLIEARRFRTQERNRADALQRLAELIAAAWQTPRPRRATKPTRAAKQRRLDLKKRRGCVKQSRKTVCKENE
- a CDS encoding (deoxy)nucleoside triphosphate pyrophosphohydrolase, producing MKTGSPLNVVAAVIWRDGRYLAVQRPAGKLMAGYWEFPGGKVEQGESLEQALVRELSEELAITAVDFFLWRQVAHAYPDLEVLLHVFWVTSFHGKPLPLENQSMLWVEPGGELPPFLQADLEIVAELATVSLSRI